A single window of Lentilitoribacter sp. Alg239-R112 DNA harbors:
- a CDS encoding helix-turn-helix transcriptional regulator — protein sequence MVNYEQVRREHSADNWNGDRELTSAASSADLFPKVVELQRRLGAQGFVIASTTSAMNAVMPLKIIIGNSSYTRDKVQQGLIKSVGPILASHVRKSPCPVYWHEDSSEAHQLDVPRPAQLISMPNASMHGVAFPVHLGGRKTGIAVFFAPSITISREMLMDIHKKTFILLKTLLKIELSSKVDVISINNRETECLQFAGNGMTSDDIAEQLGLSVHTVNAHLSSATSKLDSVNRIQAIAKAIRLGLIS from the coding sequence ATGGTTAATTATGAACAGGTTAGAAGAGAGCACTCTGCTGATAATTGGAACGGCGATCGAGAGCTAACATCTGCTGCGTCATCTGCTGATCTTTTTCCAAAAGTTGTTGAATTACAGCGAAGATTGGGCGCTCAAGGCTTTGTAATAGCTTCCACGACAAGTGCTATGAATGCGGTGATGCCGCTTAAAATTATCATTGGTAATTCAAGCTATACGCGGGATAAAGTACAACAGGGTTTGATTAAGTCTGTTGGACCAATTTTGGCAAGCCATGTTAGAAAATCACCCTGCCCAGTTTATTGGCATGAAGACAGTAGTGAGGCTCATCAATTAGATGTTCCGCGACCTGCACAATTGATATCAATGCCGAACGCATCGATGCATGGCGTAGCTTTTCCGGTGCATCTTGGTGGTCGGAAAACAGGCATTGCGGTGTTTTTTGCTCCCTCAATCACAATCTCGCGCGAAATGCTTATGGACATCCATAAAAAGACTTTCATTCTTCTTAAAACACTTTTGAAAATTGAATTATCTTCAAAAGTTGATGTTATTTCTATCAATAACAGGGAAACGGAGTGTCTACAGTTTGCTGGCAATGGGATGACGAGTGATGATATCGCCGAACAGTTAGGTCTATCTGTGCACACAGTAAACGCGCATTTAAGTTCGGCGACATCTAAACTAGACAGCGTCAATAGAATTCAGGCTATTGCCAAAGCAATTCGGCTTGGTCTGATTAGCTGA
- a CDS encoding helix-turn-helix transcriptional regulator yields MTRGQFLNELEESTNSEYIGNGLDIARRYVGAAGYLLLRYGTTEDNVVSSNWPYDLAKEFGRSIIDEYFNVGQIPERVQVFEPEFLDIENGIQVPVGYSKNVCVMPLTCGDNYYVLSFLFQENASYSYDRLRDVVFAAAYHVVEFETHSTASQHYNDLTEREMECLSWISKGKTSDEIALIIGISRNTVNNYITSIMNKTATKSRAEAVAEAVRSELI; encoded by the coding sequence ATGACACGTGGTCAATTCCTGAACGAACTCGAAGAGAGCACAAATTCTGAATATATAGGTAACGGACTCGATATTGCTCGCCGCTATGTAGGTGCTGCCGGATATCTATTGCTACGTTATGGGACGACAGAAGATAACGTTGTCAGTTCAAATTGGCCATATGATTTGGCGAAGGAATTTGGTCGAAGTATCATAGATGAATATTTCAATGTTGGCCAAATTCCAGAAAGAGTTCAAGTTTTTGAACCAGAGTTTCTAGACATAGAAAATGGGATACAAGTCCCAGTTGGGTATTCAAAAAATGTGTGTGTTATGCCGTTAACTTGCGGTGATAATTATTATGTTCTGTCATTTTTATTTCAAGAAAATGCTTCATACTCCTATGACCGACTGCGCGACGTGGTTTTTGCGGCGGCTTATCATGTTGTTGAGTTTGAAACCCACTCCACTGCAAGCCAGCATTACAATGATCTGACGGAACGTGAAATGGAGTGTCTTTCATGGATATCGAAAGGCAAGACCAGTGATGAGATAGCACTAATAATTGGTATCTCGAGAAACACTGTGAATAATTACATAACCAGTATTATGAATAAAACAGCGACTAAGTCGCGTGCCGAGGCGGTGGCGGAAGCAGTGCGAAGCGAATTGATATAA
- the fliF gene encoding flagellar basal-body MS-ring/collar protein FliF, which produces MNLFNQLSQIGKNLSELGQGRLLALGAVGAVAIAVIIAAGLFLNKPSTESLYIGLTGDDINQIGIALSEAQINYTVGADGTSVLVPAGTALQARAILAERGLPNSSSAGYELFDNVGSLGLTSFMQEVTRVRALEGEIARTIQKINGINAARVHIVMADSGNFRSGERKPSASVMVKTGNSVARRSADSIRHLVASSVPGLTVDEVTVLDSTGKLLAAGDDFSNSNINRSMSIVQMLQNEIENNIDKALSPFLGLDNFRSSVTAKVNTDTQQIQETVFDPESRVERSTRITRDNQSSSQTSSDAPATVEQNIPDQATAAGANTPQSKELAERKEEQTNYEINSKVIQTVRNSYEIEKLSIAVVVNDTRVKAMLGEGATDEQVAAYIAELQQVVTTAAGLDADRGDIVKLTTMEFLAEEILADGPATSGFMEMLTAQLGTIINAISFIVVAFLIVWFGIKPILNTGGTGSDAAAGGDALDSLGDVDGLELPDFSPGIGGDLGAPGASMEGFGADFGFDADEAFGGGGGDDGVVIEEGMGFTGRVKGGPEKRLSSMVEISEERAAKVLRKWAIGDAA; this is translated from the coding sequence ATGAATCTGTTCAATCAATTATCTCAGATTGGTAAAAATCTGTCCGAACTAGGCCAAGGCCGATTGCTAGCACTGGGTGCAGTAGGGGCGGTTGCCATTGCAGTTATTATTGCAGCAGGGCTTTTTCTCAACAAACCATCCACTGAATCGCTTTATATCGGGCTGACCGGAGATGATATCAATCAAATTGGTATTGCTTTGTCAGAAGCCCAAATCAATTACACAGTCGGAGCAGACGGAACCAGCGTGCTTGTTCCAGCTGGAACAGCATTACAAGCGCGTGCAATTCTAGCCGAACGTGGCCTACCAAATAGTTCTAGCGCTGGATATGAATTGTTTGACAATGTCGGCTCTTTAGGTTTGACAAGTTTTATGCAAGAGGTCACTAGAGTCCGTGCATTGGAGGGTGAGATTGCTCGCACCATTCAAAAGATTAATGGCATTAACGCTGCACGCGTTCATATTGTCATGGCCGATAGTGGAAACTTCAGAAGTGGCGAACGTAAACCATCGGCTTCTGTGATGGTAAAAACCGGTAATTCAGTTGCAAGACGTTCTGCCGATTCAATTCGGCATCTAGTTGCATCGTCAGTCCCAGGGTTGACCGTCGATGAAGTTACTGTTTTGGATTCAACCGGAAAGCTACTTGCAGCGGGTGATGATTTTTCCAACAGCAATATCAATCGTTCTATGTCTATTGTTCAAATGCTACAGAATGAGATCGAAAATAATATCGACAAAGCGCTCTCTCCATTTTTAGGTTTAGATAACTTTCGCTCAAGTGTAACGGCTAAGGTCAATACAGATACCCAGCAGATACAGGAAACTGTATTTGATCCGGAATCCCGCGTAGAACGTTCTACACGGATAACAAGAGATAATCAGTCGTCAAGTCAGACATCTTCAGATGCACCAGCAACAGTAGAGCAAAATATTCCTGATCAGGCTACCGCTGCCGGTGCAAACACTCCACAGTCCAAAGAACTTGCTGAGCGTAAAGAAGAGCAGACGAATTATGAAATTAATTCAAAGGTCATTCAGACTGTTCGGAACAGTTATGAGATTGAAAAACTATCCATTGCGGTTGTTGTCAACGATACTCGTGTAAAAGCGATGCTGGGCGAGGGCGCAACGGATGAACAAGTTGCCGCATATATTGCGGAGCTTCAGCAGGTTGTAACAACCGCTGCTGGTCTTGATGCTGATCGTGGTGATATCGTCAAACTAACGACAATGGAGTTTTTAGCAGAGGAAATTCTTGCTGACGGGCCTGCCACCAGCGGCTTTATGGAAATGTTAACTGCGCAACTAGGTACGATTATTAACGCTATATCGTTTATAGTTGTTGCATTCTTGATTGTTTGGTTTGGCATAAAACCAATCTTGAATACAGGTGGAACTGGATCCGATGCCGCTGCTGGAGGAGATGCTTTGGATAGTCTTGGAGATGTTGATGGTCTGGAATTGCCAGATTTCTCCCCAGGAATAGGTGGAGACCTTGGTGCCCCCGGTGCTTCTATGGAAGGCTTTGGTGCTGATTTTGGTTTTGATGCCGATGAAGCATTTGGCGGTGGTGGTGGTGATGATGGTGTCGTTATTGAAGAAGGTATGGGCTTTACAGGGCGCGTAAAAGGCGGCCCGGAAAAAAGACTATCTTCTATGGTTGAGATTAGTGAAGAAAGAGCAGCGAAAGTTTTACGCAAATGGGCAATCGGTGATGCAGCCTGA
- a CDS encoding methyltransferase: MLIERAALIELSTFGQNLGLLVPEKKARQDRTAKMQQVLAYLEAIHVRTKKYSTKRELIFVEAGAGNCYLSFLVYKFYHQILNRPVRIHCIDTNADLMKKNERIARSLGFDEMYFHAEDIADFQLGERPDAVYALHACDMATDKALFLGLQNDARNVLSVSCCQHSFRKSMKPPENARSMANHTIIREKLVHMLADSMRALLLEMAGYNTSIIELVSSRATEKNLLLRGEQRRITLQDKTIEVYLAMRREWQCSPRLEQYMLDAELLPVNIVHAINS; encoded by the coding sequence ATGTTAATTGAACGCGCTGCGCTGATTGAACTCAGCACTTTTGGTCAAAACCTTGGACTTTTGGTTCCGGAGAAAAAGGCACGCCAAGACAGAACTGCGAAAATGCAACAGGTTTTAGCCTATCTCGAAGCTATTCACGTTCGCACAAAGAAATATTCAACGAAACGAGAACTAATTTTTGTAGAAGCCGGCGCAGGTAATTGTTACTTGAGTTTTCTAGTTTACAAATTTTATCATCAAATTCTCAATCGCCCTGTTCGCATTCATTGCATTGACACCAACGCAGATCTAATGAAAAAGAATGAAAGGATCGCGCGCAGCCTTGGATTTGACGAGATGTATTTTCATGCGGAAGATATTGCCGATTTCCAGCTTGGGGAGCGTCCAGATGCTGTATATGCACTTCATGCCTGCGACATGGCAACAGACAAAGCTTTGTTTCTAGGGTTACAGAACGACGCGCGAAATGTGTTATCCGTGTCGTGCTGTCAACACAGTTTTCGCAAATCTATGAAACCGCCGGAAAATGCGAGATCAATGGCAAATCATACGATTATCCGTGAAAAGCTTGTTCATATGCTAGCTGATAGTATGCGCGCGTTATTGTTGGAAATGGCCGGTTACAACACCAGTATTATCGAGTTGGTCTCGTCAAGAGCAACGGAAAAAAATCTTTTGCTTAGAGGTGAACAACGGCGAATTACGCTACAAGATAAAACCATTGAAGTTTATTTGGCGATGCGCCGCGAGTGGCAATGCTCTCCCAGACTAGAGCAATACATGCTCGATGCAGAATTGCTTCCTGTAAACATCGTCCATGCGATCAATTCATAA